The following coding sequences are from one Dermacentor silvarum isolate Dsil-2018 chromosome 4, BIME_Dsil_1.4, whole genome shotgun sequence window:
- the LOC119449127 gene encoding tigger transposable element-derived protein 4-like, whose product MKVLEDVDRAQESKTAIAKRHGIPKCTLSRILKDREKIQKAYNSGAFTPGRKRMRLADHKDLEKALFLWFKRARSSNLPVTGPILEEKARDIALQIGIEDFKFSDGWLSRFKKRHGLVFRTIAGESAAVDLNVCADWQQQKLQDVLSTYKPSDIFNVDEMALFYKLLPNRTLSLKGEKCTGGKHSKDRVTVLVGANMDGSEKLKLLVIGKAKRPRAFKGVKGLPVFYEANTKAWMTQAIFETWLRERDAEFTKKGRKVVFIVDNCPAHGEVRDLNSIRLEFLPANVTAVLQPMDQGVIRNLKVFYRRHILRRMMLYMESNKGYTVDLLSAIHILAQSWDEVASTTIRRCFGHAGFLEQVNASQEGSDASQEESDADNAEADTVFDLVAQRCGSGTGTMNEYEAVDDVVTCREDTLVDILKEVEEGTGDESEEEMDSDDHQSAPLTSEASQAVELLQRYFQKEGCLEHLCNLNKMNAYLVKQSHTKLKQATLHSFFGGCDP is encoded by the coding sequence ATGAAAGTTCTCGAAGACGTCGATCGCGCCCAGGAGTCCAAGACGGCTATCGCGAAAAGGCATGGCATCCCGAAGTGCACCCTTTCGAGGATTTTGAAAGATCGCGAAAAGATTCAAAAGGCTTACAACAGCGGCGCTTTCACTCCCGGTAGGAAAAGGATGCGTCTGGCCGACCACAAGGACCTCGAGAAAGCACTTTTCCTGTGGTTTAAGCGCGCGCGAAGCTCCAACCTTCCAGTGACCGGGCCTATTTTGGAGGAGAAAGCAAGAGACATCGCACTCCAAATCGGGATTGAAGACTTCAAGTTCAGTGACGGCTGGTTAAGCCGTTTCAAAAAGCGCCATGGCCTCGTCTTCCGCACTATAGCAGGTGAGAGTGCCGCGGTAGATCTGAATGTTTGCGCCGACTGGCAGCAGCAGAAGCTCCAAGACGTCCTCTCAACTTATAAGCCCAGCGACATCTTCAACGTGGACGAAATGGCGCTTTTTTATAAACTTCTTCCCAACAGGACTCTCAGCTTGAAAGGTGAGAAGTGTACAGGAGGAAAACACAGCAAGGACCGCGTTACTGTTCTGGTGGGAGCCAATATGGACGGGTCCGAAAAACTGAAGCTTCTTGTCATCGGAAAAGCAAAGAGACCTCGGGCTTTTAAAGGTGTGAAAGGACTCCCGGTATTTTACGAGGCAAATACCAAGGCTTGGATGACCCAGGCAATTTTCGAAACCTGGTTGAGGGAGAGAGATGCAGAGTTCACcaaaaaaggcagaaaggttGTGTTCATTGTGGACAATTGCCCAGCGCATGGTGAAGTGCGAGACCTGAACTCTATTCGGCTGGAGTTCCTCCCTGCCAATGTGACAGCCGTGCTCCAGCCAATGGACCAAGGCGTTATTCGAAATTTAAAAGTGTTTTACCGTCGCCATATCCTTAGAAGGATGATGCTGTATATGGAGAGCAACAAAGGGTACACCGTAGACCTCCTTTCTGCCATCCACATCTTGGCCCAGTCATGGGACGAGGTTGCATCTACAACCATTCGGCGATGCTTTGGTCACGCGGGCTTCCTTGAGCAAGTGAATGCAAGCCAAGAAGGGTCGGATGCAAGCCAAGAAGAGTCTGACGCCGACAATGCTGAAGCAGACACTGTTTTTGATTTGGTGGCCCAGAGGTGCGGCTCTGGCACTGGGACAATGAATGAGTACGAAGCTGTTGATGACGTGGTCACCTGCCGTGAGGATACTTTAGTTGACATACTAAAGGAAGTCGAAGAAGGCACAGGTGATGAAAGTGAGGAGGAGATGGACAGTGACGACCACCAGAGTGCCCCACTGACTTCAGAGGCAAGCCAGGCAGTAGAACTTCTCCAGCGGTACTTCCAGAAGGAGGGCTGCTTGGAGCATCTGTGCAATTTAAACAAGATGAATGCGTACTTGGTGAAGCAGTCCCACACCAAGCTGAAGCAagccaccttgcacagctttttTGGGGGTTGCGACCCTTAA